One genomic window of Desulfuromonas sp. AOP6 includes the following:
- a CDS encoding prephenate dehydrogenase/arogenate dehydrogenase family protein has product MKDNPVFIPRLAVIGVGLIGGSLALALKEAKVVGEVVGIGRGLANLEKALDLGVVDRIEQDPCVGVADADLVFLATPVCSLEAVAATIAPSMKRGAVLTDGGSVKAEVARSIEPLMPEGVHFVPGHPIAGTEKSGAEAAFATLYQGKRCILTPTDATNPAALNLVRKVWEIAGSEVVLMDVEKHDRILAAISHLPHMVAYSLVNSVSSYDRYPENILVYSAGGFRDFTRIASSDPTMWRDIAMTNKDALVEMMENFEACFAELKKDVRDGDGEKLFEFFMRSKKSRDAIL; this is encoded by the coding sequence ATGAAAGATAACCCGGTTTTTATTCCCAGGCTGGCCGTGATCGGTGTTGGTCTCATCGGTGGATCCCTGGCTCTGGCCTTGAAGGAGGCCAAGGTCGTTGGAGAGGTTGTCGGCATCGGGCGAGGGCTCGCCAATCTGGAAAAAGCCCTCGATTTGGGTGTTGTTGACCGTATCGAACAGGACCCCTGTGTCGGCGTCGCCGACGCCGATCTCGTTTTCCTGGCCACCCCCGTCTGTTCCCTGGAAGCTGTTGCGGCGACGATAGCGCCGTCTATGAAGCGTGGGGCGGTGTTGACTGACGGGGGGAGCGTCAAAGCCGAGGTCGCCCGATCCATAGAGCCGCTGATGCCTGAAGGCGTCCATTTTGTTCCAGGTCATCCCATCGCCGGGACTGAAAAAAGCGGGGCCGAAGCAGCTTTTGCCACACTCTACCAAGGTAAACGCTGCATTCTTACTCCGACTGACGCCACCAACCCCGCGGCGCTGAATCTGGTGAGAAAGGTCTGGGAAATTGCCGGAAGCGAAGTCGTGCTCATGGACGTGGAAAAGCATGACCGTATACTAGCGGCTATCAGTCATCTCCCCCATATGGTTGCCTATTCCCTGGTCAACTCCGTCAGTTCCTACGATCGTTATCCAGAAAACATACTGGTATACTCGGCTGGGGGCTTTCGTGATTTTACCCGCATCGCCTCTTCCGATCCTACGATGTGGCGTGACATTGCCATGACCAACAAAGACGCCCTCGTTGAAATGATGGAGAATTTCGAAGCCTGTTTCGCCGAACTGAAGAAGGATGTCCGGGATGGCGACGGCGAGAAGCTTTTCGAGTTTTTCATGCGCTCCAAGAAGAGCCGTGACGCCATCCTCTGA
- the sppA gene encoding signal peptide peptidase SppA produces MKKRPFLMALIVLGAIFLFFLLLVGIISSMTGTSTSLSIGEKIGVVEVRGAITASEEVTLRLVQLREDNSIKAVVLRVDSPGGGVGPSQEIYTEVQKLAQVKPVVVSMGSVAASGGYYIAIPAHQIVANPGTITGSIGVIMEFTNFQELLQKIGLKSQVVKSGEHKDIGSPVRPMTPDDRQILQSLIDDVHSQFVSAVAQGRDLPLDQAKVLADGRIYTGRQALDAGLVDRLGNMQDAIDLAAELANIDGKPRVVYPRESKPKILNYLVEETFNSLRQGLQEQSLGGMQFIWEGLN; encoded by the coding sequence ATGAAAAAAAGACCATTCTTGATGGCCCTTATTGTCCTTGGAGCCATCTTTCTTTTTTTTCTTCTCCTTGTTGGCATCATATCCAGCATGACCGGAACATCGACTTCTCTGTCCATCGGTGAAAAAATCGGTGTTGTCGAAGTCAGGGGAGCCATTACCGCGTCCGAAGAAGTCACTCTGCGGCTGGTACAGCTGCGCGAAGACAACAGCATAAAGGCTGTGGTGTTGCGTGTTGATTCCCCTGGTGGCGGGGTAGGGCCGTCGCAGGAAATCTATACAGAAGTTCAGAAATTAGCCCAAGTGAAGCCCGTTGTTGTTTCCATGGGATCCGTCGCGGCCTCAGGTGGGTATTATATCGCCATCCCTGCGCATCAGATTGTCGCCAATCCTGGAACCATAACGGGTAGTATTGGTGTCATTATGGAGTTCACCAATTTTCAGGAACTTCTTCAGAAGATAGGGCTTAAAAGTCAGGTTGTGAAAAGTGGTGAGCATAAGGATATCGGTTCCCCTGTTCGTCCCATGACCCCCGATGATAGGCAGATTCTACAGTCTCTAATTGATGATGTTCACTCCCAATTTGTTTCAGCTGTGGCTCAAGGCCGTGATCTTCCGCTTGATCAAGCCAAAGTATTGGCCGATGGGCGGATTTATACGGGCAGACAGGCTCTTGATGCCGGGCTTGTGGATAGGCTTGGCAATATGCAGGATGCTATCGATCTCGCGGCTGAATTGGCCAATATTGATGGTAAACCTCGCGTCGTCTATCCCCGTGAATCCAAACCAAAAATTTTAAACTATCTTGTTGAGGAAACCTTTAATTCTTTGCGGCAAGGACTGCAGGAACAATCTCTTGGCGGGATGCAATTTATCTGGGAAGGTTTAAATTAG
- the pheA gene encoding prephenate dehydratase yields the protein MGKEKGGLDNLRHRIDAIDDDILSLLNERAKIVIEVGKTKEGDRQEFYVPSREMAIYQRLTAKNPGPFPSEAIRRVFREIISASLALEHPMKVAFLGPQATFTHAAALQQFGLSAQLVAQKSIPAVFDEVLRGRCHYGVVPVENSTEGVVSHTLDMFMDSDLQINAEVLLEISHDLLSLSGDLDRVRKVVSHPQALAQCRQWLEDNLPDIPLVDVGSTALAAQMVAEDDSAAAIASEMAASLYGLRVAKKKIEDNPNNYTRFLVIGTKRPARSGQDKTSIMFSVKDEPGILYRMLEPFSTRKINLSKIESRPLKKKAWEYIFFLDIEGHLEDDRVKEAVEDLRQYCQFLKVLGSYPRIR from the coding sequence ATGGGGAAGGAAAAAGGCGGGCTCGACAATTTGCGTCATCGAATCGATGCCATTGATGACGACATCCTCTCTCTTCTGAATGAGAGGGCCAAGATTGTCATCGAAGTCGGCAAGACCAAAGAGGGGGACAGGCAGGAATTTTACGTTCCCAGTCGCGAGATGGCTATCTATCAGCGGTTGACCGCCAAGAATCCTGGACCCTTTCCTTCAGAAGCCATTCGCCGGGTCTTCCGGGAGATCATTTCGGCCTCTCTGGCTCTTGAACACCCAATGAAAGTGGCCTTTCTAGGGCCACAGGCGACCTTCACCCATGCTGCCGCCCTTCAACAGTTCGGCCTCTCCGCACAACTGGTGGCGCAGAAGAGTATTCCGGCCGTTTTTGACGAGGTACTGCGTGGCAGATGCCATTATGGCGTTGTTCCCGTCGAAAATTCGACGGAGGGTGTCGTCTCCCACACCCTCGACATGTTCATGGATTCCGACCTGCAGATTAACGCGGAAGTGCTGCTTGAAATATCTCATGATCTGCTCTCCCTCTCGGGTGACCTTGACCGCGTCAGGAAAGTGGTGTCCCATCCTCAGGCCCTGGCCCAATGCCGGCAATGGCTGGAAGACAACCTGCCGGATATTCCCCTGGTCGATGTCGGCAGCACCGCCTTGGCGGCTCAGATGGTGGCCGAAGATGATTCCGCCGCCGCCATTGCCAGTGAAATGGCCGCTTCCCTTTACGGACTGCGGGTAGCCAAAAAGAAAATCGAGGACAATCCGAACAATTACACGCGTTTTCTGGTGATTGGAACGAAAAGGCCGGCACGAAGCGGGCAGGACAAAACATCCATCATGTTCAGTGTCAAGGACGAACCTGGCATTTTGTACCGAATGCTTGAGCCTTTCAGCACACGCAAGATCAACCTTTCCAAAATCGAAAGCCGGCCGCTGAAGAAAAAAGCCTGGGAGTACATCTTTTTTCTCGATATTGAAGGGCACCTGGAGGACGACAGGGTGAAAGAGGCCGTTGAAGATTTGCGTCAGTATTGCCAGTTTCTCAAGGTTCTTGGCTCTTATCCGAGAATCCGTTAA
- the ispH gene encoding 4-hydroxy-3-methylbut-2-enyl diphosphate reductase, translating into MKIVLAKSAGFCFGVKRATSMAFDSAASHPRICSLGPIIHSPQLVKKLEEEGVSVVDRVEDIRDGAVIIRSHGITANEMADIATKGLEVVDATCPFVKKAQDHAAMLSSEGYVVVLVGEEEHPEVQGIVSYAAGVNVYVVPDQEKAEGIPRSKKIGVVAQTTQPFENLRQVVDVCLRKSKELRVFNTICDATSVRQSEARDIARQVDLMLVIGGFNSANTNRLAQLCTEIQPRTYHVETANEIESSWFEGVKTVGVTAGASTPQWIIDEVLDRVSGLKK; encoded by the coding sequence ATGAAGATCGTTCTGGCAAAGAGCGCCGGTTTTTGCTTCGGTGTCAAACGGGCGACCAGCATGGCATTCGACTCTGCTGCTTCCCATCCACGCATCTGTTCGCTGGGACCCATCATTCATTCACCACAGCTGGTCAAAAAGCTTGAAGAAGAGGGCGTGAGCGTGGTGGACCGTGTGGAAGATATCCGGGATGGGGCTGTTATCATCCGTTCGCATGGTATAACGGCCAATGAGATGGCAGACATCGCTACCAAGGGATTGGAGGTCGTTGATGCGACCTGTCCTTTTGTCAAAAAGGCACAGGATCATGCCGCCATGCTCAGCTCAGAAGGGTATGTGGTTGTTCTCGTTGGCGAGGAGGAACACCCTGAAGTACAGGGCATAGTCTCTTATGCCGCCGGCGTTAATGTTTATGTCGTCCCGGATCAGGAAAAGGCTGAAGGGATCCCACGCAGCAAGAAAATAGGCGTGGTGGCGCAGACAACCCAACCTTTCGAGAACCTGCGCCAGGTTGTCGACGTCTGCTTGCGGAAAAGTAAGGAGCTCCGTGTTTTCAATACGATCTGTGACGCAACTTCGGTCCGTCAGAGTGAGGCCAGAGATATTGCCAGGCAGGTCGATCTTATGTTGGTCATCGGCGGATTTAACAGTGCCAACACAAACCGTCTGGCCCAACTCTGTACTGAGATCCAGCCGAGGACCTATCATGTTGAAACCGCAAACGAAATCGAGTCCTCCTGGTTTGAGGGAGTTAAAACCGTTGGAGTTACTGCCGGAGCCTCAACGCCGCAGTGGATCATCGATGAAGTTTTGGATCGGGTTTCAGGACTGAAAAAATAA
- a CDS encoding 30S ribosomal protein S1, with amino-acid sequence MVENKENVNELMENEDEFGSMEESFEALFENSLKELKAGNVVTGTIVQVNPDSVVVDVGGKSEGLIPIAEFLDDNGQVKTDLKVGDQFDVLIERTENENGLISLSKEKADRMKIWNTLEEGADVEGRIVSRIKGGLSVDIGVIAFLPGSQVDLRPVRNLDKMIGETYKFKIIKLNKRRGNIVLSRRVLLEDQRENLRADTLEKLEEGQVFEGIVKNLTDYGAFIDLGGIDGLLHITDMSWGRVSHPSDILSVGDKTKVKVLKFDREKERVSLGLKQITPDPWLEVESRYPVGMRVTGKVVSLTDYGAFVELDEGVEGLIHVSEMSWTKRIKHPNKVLSIGEEVESVVLALDIANRRISLGLKQVEPNPWDVIGEKFPAGTVIEGQVKNITDFGIFVGVDEGIDGLVHISDLSWTKRIKHPSEVYKKGDIVKAVVLNIDRENERFSLGIKQLAMDPWETIPTRYAPGTIIRGKVTSVTDFGIFVEVEEGIEGLIHVSEISKEKIDSPKSFANVGDELEAVVLNVDTSDRKIALSVKHLANQKEKAEVDAFLGAQKSATSNFGDLLQGALSKAGEDKSED; translated from the coding sequence ATGGTGGAAAACAAAGAAAACGTAAACGAACTGATGGAGAACGAAGACGAGTTTGGGAGCATGGAAGAAAGCTTCGAAGCCCTTTTTGAGAACAGCCTCAAGGAATTGAAGGCGGGAAACGTGGTCACCGGCACCATCGTTCAGGTCAACCCTGATTCGGTTGTCGTCGATGTTGGCGGAAAATCGGAAGGTCTTATTCCGATCGCCGAATTTCTTGACGATAACGGCCAGGTGAAGACCGATCTCAAAGTTGGCGATCAGTTCGACGTTTTGATAGAGCGTACTGAAAATGAAAACGGTCTGATCAGCCTCTCGAAAGAAAAAGCTGATCGGATGAAGATATGGAATACCCTGGAAGAAGGGGCCGATGTCGAAGGACGTATCGTTTCCCGTATCAAGGGCGGACTCTCGGTGGATATCGGCGTAATCGCATTTCTCCCCGGTTCGCAGGTCGATCTTCGCCCTGTGCGCAATCTCGACAAGATGATCGGTGAAACTTATAAATTCAAAATCATTAAGCTTAACAAGCGCCGTGGCAACATCGTGCTCTCTCGTCGTGTCCTTCTCGAAGATCAGCGGGAAAACCTCCGCGCCGACACCCTCGAAAAGCTGGAAGAGGGCCAGGTTTTTGAAGGCATTGTCAAGAATCTCACTGACTATGGCGCCTTTATCGACCTTGGCGGCATTGATGGCCTGCTTCATATCACCGACATGTCTTGGGGCCGGGTCAGCCATCCCTCCGACATTCTGTCAGTCGGCGATAAAACCAAAGTCAAGGTGCTGAAGTTTGATCGTGAAAAAGAGCGCGTCTCTCTTGGCCTCAAGCAAATCACGCCTGACCCTTGGCTTGAAGTCGAGTCCAGGTACCCCGTTGGCATGCGCGTGACTGGCAAGGTCGTCAGCCTTACGGATTATGGCGCGTTTGTTGAGTTGGACGAAGGCGTTGAAGGTTTGATTCATGTCTCTGAAATGAGCTGGACCAAACGGATCAAACATCCCAACAAGGTGCTCAGCATCGGTGAAGAAGTTGAATCTGTTGTGCTCGCTCTGGATATTGCCAACCGTCGTATTTCCCTTGGTCTCAAGCAGGTTGAGCCCAATCCCTGGGATGTGATTGGTGAGAAATTCCCCGCTGGCACCGTTATCGAAGGGCAGGTCAAGAACATCACCGATTTTGGAATCTTTGTCGGCGTTGATGAAGGGATCGACGGTCTGGTCCATATCTCTGACCTTTCCTGGACCAAGCGGATCAAGCATCCTTCTGAAGTTTACAAAAAAGGCGATATCGTTAAAGCGGTTGTTCTTAACATTGACCGCGAAAACGAGCGATTCTCCCTCGGTATCAAACAGCTGGCCATGGATCCTTGGGAAACCATCCCCACTCGGTACGCCCCTGGGACCATTATCCGTGGCAAAGTCACTTCCGTAACTGATTTCGGCATTTTTGTGGAAGTTGAAGAAGGTATCGAAGGCCTGATTCACGTCTCTGAAATCAGCAAGGAAAAAATTGACTCTCCTAAGAGCTTTGCCAATGTCGGGGATGAACTCGAGGCTGTTGTGCTCAATGTTGATACATCTGACCGCAAAATCGCTCTCTCTGTTAAACATCTGGCTAATCAGAAAGAGAAAGCCGAGGTCGACGCTTTCCTTGGTGCGCAAAAGAGTGCAACCTCCAATTTTGGAGATCTGTTGCAGGGTGCCTTGAGCAAGGCCGGCGAAGACAAGTCTGAAGACTGA
- the aroA gene encoding 3-phosphoshikimate 1-carboxyvinyltransferase, producing MSQSRTVNPSSGLNGEITVPGDKSISHRSIMLGSLADGVTLVHGFLHGEDNHATLNAFRSMGVEIEILPGDILKIHGRGLDGLKEPQDVIDCGNSGTTIRLMTGLLAGQQFFSVLTGDRYLRKRPMRRVVEPLSRMGARIWGRQGGQLAPLALQGGKLEGLDYDSPIASAQVKSALLLAGLYAEGPTTVKEPHLSRDHSERMLSYFGARVEPFDGGVRIFPRPDLKGREVHVPGDISSAAFFMVAALVTPGSDLLIRNVGINPTRSGIIDILQAMGGDLTILDPREHSGEPVADIHVKSSVLQGIDIGGELVPRAIDEFPVVSVAACFAQGQTVIRDARELRVKETDRIAAMTSELTKLGALIEPREDGMVVTGGHPLCGGEVTSHGDHRIAMSMAIAAQVASGPVTVDDVRCTSTSFPDFWELLDSVRS from the coding sequence ATGTCACAATCAAGAACAGTGAATCCGTCTTCAGGGTTGAACGGGGAGATTACCGTCCCTGGCGATAAATCCATTTCTCATCGTTCCATCATGTTGGGTTCTTTGGCCGATGGGGTCACGTTGGTACATGGATTTCTGCATGGGGAAGATAATCACGCTACCCTCAACGCTTTTCGGTCCATGGGTGTTGAGATTGAAATTTTGCCCGGCGATATCCTCAAAATACATGGGCGAGGGTTGGACGGTCTAAAAGAACCCCAGGATGTGATCGACTGCGGCAATTCGGGAACGACCATCCGTCTGATGACCGGCCTGCTGGCAGGCCAGCAGTTTTTCAGTGTTCTCACAGGCGATCGCTATCTGCGCAAGAGACCCATGCGAAGGGTGGTAGAGCCTCTTTCCCGAATGGGGGCACGTATTTGGGGGCGACAGGGGGGACAGTTGGCGCCTTTGGCGCTACAGGGAGGGAAGTTGGAGGGCCTCGACTATGATTCTCCCATCGCTAGCGCCCAGGTAAAGTCAGCGCTGCTCCTGGCCGGCCTTTACGCGGAGGGTCCCACCACGGTGAAGGAGCCGCATCTTTCCCGGGACCACAGCGAGCGCATGTTGTCTTATTTCGGGGCCAGGGTAGAGCCATTTGACGGAGGAGTACGGATATTCCCCAGGCCAGACCTGAAAGGTCGTGAAGTCCATGTCCCCGGGGATATCTCCTCGGCTGCCTTTTTCATGGTAGCAGCCCTGGTGACCCCTGGTTCCGACCTGCTTATTCGCAATGTCGGGATCAACCCGACCCGTAGTGGTATCATCGACATTCTGCAGGCTATGGGAGGTGATTTGACCATACTGGATCCCCGCGAGCATTCCGGCGAACCAGTCGCCGATATCCATGTCAAAAGCAGTGTCCTGCAAGGCATCGACATCGGAGGAGAACTGGTGCCGAGGGCTATCGATGAGTTCCCCGTTGTCAGTGTTGCTGCCTGTTTTGCCCAGGGTCAGACGGTTATTCGCGACGCCCGTGAACTGCGTGTCAAGGAAACGGATCGCATTGCGGCGATGACATCGGAACTCACAAAGCTTGGCGCCCTCATTGAGCCACGGGAAGACGGCATGGTCGTTACGGGTGGGCATCCGTTATGCGGGGGAGAGGTTACCTCCCATGGCGATCATCGCATAGCCATGAGCATGGCCATCGCCGCCCAGGTTGCCTCCGGACCGGTAACGGTTGACGATGTGCGGTGCACATCTACATCGTTTCCCGATTTTTGGGAATTGCTCGACAGTGTTCGTAGCTAA
- the cmk gene encoding (d)CMP kinase, with product MKKELIVAIDGPSGAGKSTLSKRLAGELGYINIDTGAMYRAFALAARNEGVDPADEAGLALLCPQVLIEFSREDGQEKVFLNGEDVTTKIRTPEISLLTSRIAACPAVRHTMVDLQRRMGAKGGVVLEGRDIGTVVFPKAEVKFFLVATPEERGRRRYEELKAKGLEVGLDQTIAEVEKRDADDSSRAEGPLLQADDAIPIDTTRMTIDEVLAEMLRVVQRVLAAEREAEI from the coding sequence GTGAAAAAAGAATTGATTGTAGCCATAGATGGACCCTCGGGTGCCGGCAAGAGCACCCTGAGCAAGCGACTTGCCGGAGAACTGGGGTATATCAACATCGATACCGGCGCCATGTACCGGGCCTTTGCCCTTGCCGCCCGGAATGAAGGGGTTGATCCTGCTGACGAGGCGGGCCTGGCCCTCCTTTGCCCCCAAGTCCTGATCGAATTCTCCCGAGAAGATGGACAGGAGAAGGTTTTTCTTAATGGAGAGGATGTCACCACTAAAATCAGGACCCCCGAAATCAGTCTACTTACTTCCCGGATAGCTGCCTGCCCTGCCGTTCGACACACCATGGTCGATCTCCAACGGCGCATGGGCGCGAAGGGTGGTGTGGTGCTGGAGGGGCGTGACATCGGCACGGTGGTCTTCCCGAAAGCAGAGGTAAAGTTCTTTCTCGTGGCCACTCCAGAGGAACGTGGACGGCGACGCTATGAGGAGTTAAAAGCCAAGGGACTGGAGGTCGGTCTCGATCAGACCATTGCCGAGGTGGAAAAGCGTGATGCCGATGACAGTTCCCGCGCCGAGGGGCCCCTGCTTCAGGCCGATGATGCCATCCCTATCGATACCACTCGGATGACTATCGATGAAGTTCTTGCCGAAATGCTTCGCGTTGTTCAGCGTGTTCTAGCGGCAGAACGGGAGGCTGAGATCTAA
- a CDS encoding integration host factor subunit beta, giving the protein MTKSELIERLSFESTSLNKKESELIVNTIFDSIGGALIDGERVEIRGFGSFTVRERDAREARNPKSGEIVKISSKKTPFFKTGKELREKVNTD; this is encoded by the coding sequence ATGACTAAAAGTGAGTTGATCGAGCGTTTGTCTTTTGAAAGTACCTCTCTCAACAAAAAAGAATCTGAACTGATCGTCAATACTATTTTTGACAGTATTGGTGGGGCTTTGATAGACGGTGAACGCGTCGAAATTCGTGGTTTTGGTTCTTTCACTGTTCGCGAAAGAGATGCTCGCGAGGCCCGTAATCCGAAAAGTGGTGAAATTGTAAAGATTTCTTCCAAAAAAACGCCCTTTTTCAAAACAGGTAAAGAACTCAGAGAAAAAGTCAACACGGATTGA